In Dryobates pubescens isolate bDryPub1 chromosome 26, bDryPub1.pri, whole genome shotgun sequence, a single window of DNA contains:
- the LOC104306574 gene encoding LOW QUALITY PROTEIN: perilipin-3 (The sequence of the model RefSeq protein was modified relative to this genomic sequence to represent the inferred CDS: substituted 1 base at 1 genomic stop codon): MWDIAVSFASSTAPFWDGQRPILADFPSRVVKELLASVRSEGRVPLEGQSLRRLPSCFLFSXSHAASCIAAAMASAVPDKEEAAKGSLEMKEEEQQQDAVNEVTSPTLISSACDVVSTAYASTKESHPYIKSVCDAAEKGVKSVTEATASCVQPLLATLEPHVAAGSEYASKGLDKLGEKLPLLQKSVEQVISDTKEQISSRVAEAKDALSSKVTEIIDVTKETLQSSVGAARSAAFSSTVPVVMDSREGQMAAAGAEAVVETTEGNSLPIENEELAKLATCEEGAGIMPVEQQQERRSYFVRLGSLSDEIRLFAYMHSTDKMKQAWQGMQDTLSQLHCIIELVEVFKQGFNQKLEEGQEKLHEMWLDWSRKSSKETGDENVAEPEDVESLALLMARSSTQQLQMACCKILSAIRGLPSSLQDKVKQSLATIEELQAAFSLANSFQELSSSVLTQSQKKMAMIQEHMEELLDYLKNNIPLSWVVGPFSPREEEEETSEEEETSPETTASEEDEPSQEEEEADRAEVGQHEV; this comes from the exons ATGTGGGACATAGCTGTTAGCTTTGCAAGTAGCACAGCTCCCTTCTGGGATGGGCAGAGGCCCATCCTGGCTGACTTCCCTTCACGGGTAGTGAAGGAACTTCTCGCTTCAGTGAGGTCAGAGGGAAGGGTCCCCTTGGAAGGGCAATCCCTCAGGaggctccccagctgctttctcttttcctaaaGCCATGCTGCTTCTTGCATTGCAGCTGCAATGGCCTCTGCCGTGCCTGACAAAGAGGAAGCTGCCAAGGGCTCCCTGGAGATGAAGgaagaggaacagcagcag GATGCAGTAAATGAGGTGACTAGTCCAACCCTGATCAGCTCTGCCTGTGATGTGGTTTCTACAGCTTATGCCTCCACCAAGGAGAGCCACCCCTACATCAAGTCTGTGTGTGatgcagcagagaaaggagTGAAGAGTGTGACTGaagccacagccagctgtgtgcAACCACTTCTGGCCACGCTGGAGCCTCATG TTGCTGCAGGCAGTGAGTATGCCTCCAAGGGCTTGGATAAACTAGGAGAGAAGCTCCCACTCCTGCAGAAGTCAGTGGAGCAG gtgaTCTCTGACACAAAAGAGCAGATCTCCTCCAGGGTGGCTGAAGCCAAGGATGCTCTGAGCAGCAAAGTGACAGAGATAATAGATGTGACTAAGGAGACTCttcagagcagtgtgggggCTGCCAGATCTGCAGCattcagcagcactgtgccGGTGGTTATGGACTCCAGAGAGGGTCagatggctgcagcaggagcagaagctgtggtGGAGACAACAGAAGGCAACTCTCTTCCTATTGAAAATGAGGAATTGG CCAAGCTGGCAACCTGTGAGGAGGGTGCAGGCATAAtgcctgtggagcagcagcaggagaggaggagctaCTTTGTGCGCCTGGGCTCCCTCTCGGATGAAATTCGCTTGTTTGCCTACATGCACTCCACTGACAAAATGAAGCAGGCCTGGCAGGGCATGCAGGATACCCTTTCCCAGCTTCACTGCATCATTGAGCTG GTTGAAGTGTTTAAGCAAGGATTTAATcagaagcttgaggaagggcaggagaagcTTCATGAGATGTGGCTGGACTGGAGTAGGAAGTCTTCCAAAGAGACTGGAGATGAAAATGTAGCAGAGCCAGAG GATGTGGAGTCTCTGGCACTGCTCATGGCACGCAGCAGCACGCAGCAACTGCAAATGGCCTGCTGTAAAATACTGTCTGCAATCCGAGGCCTTCCCTCAAGCCTTCAGGACAAGGTGAAACAATCTCTGGCGACCATAGAGGAGCTTCAGGCTGCTTTCTCACTGGCAAATTCCTTCCAGGAGTTGTCCAGCAGTGTCTTGACCCAAAGCCAGAAGAAGATGGCTATGATCCAGGAGCAtatggaggagctgctggactaCCTGAAGAACAACATACCTCTGTCATGGGTGGTGGGGCCCTtctcccccagggaggaggaagaggagacctCAGAGGAAGAGGAAACCTCTCCAGAGACAACAGCATCGGAGGAGGATGaaccctcccaggaggaggaagaggcagacAGAGCAGAAGTAGGCCAGCATGAGGTGTAA